The genomic DNA GTCATCCGCGCGGTCTACGAGGACGGCGGCCGCTTCGACGGCTGGCGGGAGCACTTCTCGTACGAGCGCTGGATGCGCTGCGCCGAGAAGGCCCTCCCGGCGCACGGCGTGGACCTCGACTGGTACACGACCCGCGAGCGCTCCTACGAGGAGGTCCTGCCCTGGGACCACCTGGACTCCGGCCTGGACAAGGACTGGCTCTGGGAGGACTGGCAGGACGCGCTCGACGAGACCGAGGTCGAGGACTGCCGCTGGACGCCCTGTTTCGACTGCGGCGTGTGCCCGCAGCTCGACACGGAGATCCAGATCGGCCCGACGGGCAAGAAGCTGCTGCCGCTGAGCGTGGTCGACGGCCGGACGGGCGGAAACTCGGATTGACGCGGGCCGGCCTTCGGGCCGGCTGGCGAGACCCGCACGCGCGGGCGATAAAACGGGTGAGCCCCGGGCCTGAACGCCGGTCCGGGGCTTTTCCGTGCCCGCGCACACCGGCATTTCGTGGCATTCCGCCGCCGCTTTTCCGGGGTAACGCCGACAATCGCATCATTGCTCCGCACGGGGGACTTGTACGCGATTATTCCGCGCGCCGTGTCGTCGGCGCGCCGCCCTCGTTTCGAATAACGAAGGTGGGGCTTCGGGAGAACGGCCGTCGCTCCGACGGTAAGGAATTCGCCCGAAGACTCCGTGGCGGAAAGGATGCCAAGTGAAGTACGTCAAGTCTGCCGTGGTCCTGTGCGGTGCCGCCCTGGCACTCGGCACTGCCGGCCCGGCGGGCGCAGTCGACCCCGGGCTCACCAGCCCGGACCTGAGTCTGGACGCCGCGGCCCAGCAGGCCGTGGAGGGTCTGGTCAACCGGCCCGGGACCGAGCTGGTGCAGCACAGCCTGCCGGTCGACGGACCGGCGGTCCGGGAGCTCACCCGGCCGGTCGACGAAGCGGCGCACGACGTCATCCGGGGCGCCCTGCCACAGAACACCCTGGCGCCCGCCGGCGCGGAGTCGCGGCGCGGCTCCTGAGCGGTCGGTTTCGCTCCGGACACAATCCGATCGTCCGAACGGGCGGTTCCGGATAACTCACTCAAGGGTGCGGAGTTGTACAGCGTGCCCGCATCGTTGTTCCCTCAGGTGGAAAAGGAAAGAACATCATGAAGAAGTACCTGAAGACCGCGGCGGTTGCCGTCACCATGCTCGGCGCCTCGGCGCTGGCCGCCCCGCAGGCGCTGGCCGCCGACGACACCGGTGACGGCCCGTACGCCAACGGCAACGGCTCGACGCAGGCCTACGGCAACACCGAGACGGGCGGCTACATGAGCCCGAACATGAGCCTGGTGAACGGCTCGCTCAACGAGCCCTGCATCGCGCTGCCGCAGGTCGCGAAGAACGTGAAGCACATCGGCCCGATCCCGGCCGCCGTCGGCGTGGACGAGATCCTGAGCCAGAACCAGAACCAGACCTGCGCCAAGAACTCCAGCGCGGACCAGGGCGACGCCCCGCTGTCCCACCTGCTGGAAGACTTCCCGATCCTCTCGGGCAACGGCGCGGGCAACGAAGCCGGCTGAGTCCCGCACCACACGGGGAATCCCGGTACCCGGCCCGGGGCGAGTCGTACTCGCCCCGGGCCGGGGCCTTGTGCGGAGCGGGTGCGGCGGTCACGTACGCGGGACACCGCCCACGGCGCACGCGGACGGCCCGCGGAGCGAACTCCGCGGGCCGTCCGCACCAGGCTTCCGTCCGGCTGTGCTCAGCCGACGAGGCCCGAGACCACCGGGCCGGCCGTGGGCAGCTCGCCCAGCGACGCGCCCTCGGCCAGCGGCCCGGTGACCGCCGCCGTGCTCACCGGCGGACCGCCCTCGCCGACCGCGGTGCTCACCGAGTTGTCCAGCGGGTCGGAGCCGGTCTTGGCCAGCGGGTTGAGCGGGAGGGCCGCCAGCGGCCC from Streptomyces sp. CMB-StM0423 includes the following:
- a CDS encoding rodlin; its protein translation is MKKYLKTAAVAVTMLGASALAAPQALAADDTGDGPYANGNGSTQAYGNTETGGYMSPNMSLVNGSLNEPCIALPQVAKNVKHIGPIPAAVGVDEILSQNQNQTCAKNSSADQGDAPLSHLLEDFPILSGNGAGNEAG